The following proteins come from a genomic window of Metarhizium brunneum chromosome 2, complete sequence:
- the cta3_2 gene encoding Calcium-transporting ATPase 3 encodes MGEPLVVSTNGAEQANSSSDSEALAGPDDQPPIAEPPDIPYTSEKPNCHHTHSAQHVAELLATDQDHGLSDEEAAARLVRDGPNAIKGAKGLSIGEIFLQQVANALTVVLIAVAAISYIISDYVEGSVVVAVIVLNIVVGLIQDYRAEQTIQSLYALSTPKCKVIRDGHSDTVKAETLVKGDLVSLATGDVVPADLRLVQGINLSTDEAHLTGESIAISKKPEAVFTEFDMPVGDRINLAFSGSSVTRGRATGIVISTGMDTEVGQIAELLRKKKKEAKGSNAVAKALYSFYQTVRSILGLEGTPLQVTLSKFALLLFGLAILLAVVVFSVNLWEIDDDVLLYGICVGVAVIPESLLAVLTVTMAVATKAMVKGHVIVRQMPSLEAVGGVTNICSDKTGTLTQGRMIARKVWLRDGLTGTVDGTSDPYDPSSGTVSWSGSLVGTCINPFLNTLVLCNNATVSDGKKEPETDSSSVTTALEPADWKAMGEPTEIALKVFAMRFGKTTGSDLLTAEHPFDSSCKLMSVVYGNGLERQRHVYTKGAFEVLLPILAEDDEMKKAIRAKAEEFAGEGLRVLCIADKLMEGGAEDFQDRAKVECDLRFLGLAGLYDPPRSETAGAVKQCREAGVTVHMVTGDHIKTATTIAYEVGILPKDMPLRPNTVMSAAELGSMTDEQIDALDSLPLVIARCSPLTKVRVIQALHRRRAFCIMTGDGVNDSPALKQADVGIAMGDRGSDVAKEASDMVLTDDNFASIVTGIKEGRRLSDNIQKFLLHLLTSNLAQVILLLIGLAFKDNEGVSVFPLSPLEILWANLVTSSPLALGLGLEEAQPDILQRPPRSLHSGVFTLDLVRDQLMYGTFMGSLCLAAFMLVAYAASGKGFHNLTHGCNDGTGGICSAIFRARAATFATLSFLLLVTAWEVKHFHRSLFNMDKRWSGPFSVFKTVYHNTFLFWSVVAGFLATFPVIYIPYVNTTVFKHTGLTWEWAVVAGCVVTYIGLVESWKAVKRRFGLGITRHPSIPGQV; translated from the exons ATGGGAGAACCTCTTGTTGTCAGTACGAATGGTGCAGAACAGGCCAACTCCTCTTCGGACTCGGAGGCCCTTGCCGGTCCCGACGACCAGCCACCTATAGCGGAGCCCCCTGATATTCCCTATACAAGTGAAAAGCCAAATTGCCATCATACGCATTCTGCCCAGCACGTCGCTGAACTGCTCGCTACCGACCAAGATCATGGACTGAGCGACGAAGAGGCGGCCGCCCGGCTAGTCCGGGACGGTCCCAATGCTATCAAAGGAGCCAAGGGTCTCTCCATTGGAGAAATCTTTTTGCAGCAAGTTGCCAATGCTCTAACTGTTGTCCTCATTGCTGTCGCCGCAATATCCTACATTATTAGCGACTATGTCGAGGGCAGCGTTGTAGTTGCTGTAATTGTGCTCAATATTGTAGTTGG GTTGATTCAAGACTACCGTGCGGAGCAGACCATCCAGTCTCTCTACGCGCTGTCTACACCCAAATGCAAGGTTATCCGGGATGGCCACAGCGACACCGTTAAAGCCGAAACACTTGTCAAAGGCGACTTGGTCTCTCTTGCAACTGGTGATGTAGTGCCCGCAGATTTGCGCCTGGTTCAGGGCATCAACTTGTCAACCGACGAGGCACACCTGACTGGCGAGTCTATAGCTATTAGCAAAAAGCCCGAAGCGGTCTTTACTGAATTTGACATGCCTGTTGGTGACCGCATCAATTTGGCCTTCAGTGGTAGCTCCGTCACACGTGGTCGTGCCACCGGCATTGTCATATCGACCGGAATGGACACAGAAGTTGGCCAGATCGCCGAGCTCTTGCgcaagaaaaagaaggaggccaaggGCAGTAATGCTGTGGCCAAGGCCCTTTACTCGTTCTACCAAACTGTTCGTAGTATCTTAGGTCTTGAGGGAACTCCCTTGCAAGTGACTCTTAGCAAGTTTGCCCTGCTTCTTTTCGGTTTAgccattcttcttgccgtcgttgTCTTCTCCGTCAATCTATGGGAAATTGACGATGATGTCCTTCTCTATGGTATCTGCGTCGGTGTTGCGGTCATCCCTGAATCTCTTCTCGCTGTGCTGACGGTGACAATGGCGGTTGCTACAAAAGCAATGGTCAAAGGTCATGTCATTGTGCGCCAAATGCCATCCCTCGAGGCAGTAGGTGGCGTAACCAATATTTGCTCCGACAAGACGGGGACGCTTACCCAAGGCCGCATGATTGCCCGTAAGGTGTGGCTTCGTGATGGCCTCACTGGTACGGTTGATGGCACATCCGATCCTTACGACCCAAGCAGTGGGACCGTGTCGTGGTCTGGTTCTCTCGTCGGAACTTGCATCAACCCGTTCCTCAATACTCTTGTTCTGTGCAATAATGCCACCGTCTCGGATGGAAAAAAGGAGCCAGAAACCGATTCCAGCAGCGTTACGACGGCCTTGGAGCCAGCAGACTGGAAAGCTATGGGCGAGCCCACAGAAATAGCGCTAAAGGTGTTTGCCATGCGATTTGGAAAGACGACTGGGAGCGATCTCCTGACAGCTGAGCATCCGTTCGACTCCTCGTGCAAACTCATGAGTGTTGTTTACGGTAATGGCTTGGAACGGCAACGCCACGTATATACCAAGGGCGCGTTCGAAGTTCTTCTTCCAATTTTagccgaggatgatgaaATGAAAAAGGCCATTCGTGCCAAGGCTGAAGAATTTGCTGGAGAAGGTCTTCGAGTGCTGTGCATCGCGGATAAGCTCATGGAAGGAGGGGCTGAGGATTTCCAAGATCGTGCCAAGGTCGAGTGCGATCTACGTTTCCTCGGACTCGCTGGACTTTATGATCCGCCTAGGTCTGAAACCGCTGGAGCTGTCAAACAATGTCGCGAAGCTGGAGTCACTGTTCACATGGTCACGGGTGACCATATCAAGACCGCTACCACCATCGCCTACGAAGTCGGCATCCTGCCCAAAGACATGCCACTGCGCCCAAACACAGTCATGTCTGCTGCTGAACTTGGCAGCATGACTGATGAGCAAATCGACGCACTCGACTCCCTTCCTCTGGTAATTGCTAGGTGCAGTCCCTTGACCAAGGTCAGAGTGATTCAGGCTCTTCATCGTCGAAGGGCATTCTGCATCATGACTGGGGATGGTGTCAATGATTCGCCGGCTTTAAAGCAGGCAGACGTTGGCATTGCTATGGGTGATCGTGGAAGTGACGTTGCCAAGGAGGCCTCTGATATGGTTCTCACGGACGATAACTTTGCTTCTATCGTTACTGGTATCAAGGAAGGTCGAAGACTGTCTGATAATATTCAAAAG TTCTTGCTGCATCTGCTTACGTCCAATCTGGCTCAAGTTATTTTGCTTTTGATAGGCTTGGCGTTTAAAGACAATGAAGGAGTTTCCGTGTTCCCACTGTCTCCCCTAGAGATTCTGTGGGCAAATCTCGTCACATCCTCTCCTTTagctcttggtcttggcctgGAGGAAGCTCAGCCGGATATTTTGCAACGACCACCTCGAAGCCTCCACTCTGGAGTCTTTACGTTGGATCTCGTGCGCGACCAGCTCATGTACGGCACTTTCATGGGTTCGTTATGCCTAGCGGCATTCATGTTGGTAGCGTATGCAGCATCAGGAAAGGGTTTCCATAACCTTACTCATGGATGCAATGACGGTACGGGCGGAATCTGCTCCGCAATTTTCCGCGCCAGGGCCGCGACATTCGCAACGTTGAGTTTCTTGCTTCTTGTTACCGCATGGGAAGTGAAGCATTTCCATCGGAGTTTGTTCAATATGGACAAGCGATGGTCTGGCCCATTTTCGGTATTCAAGACTGTGTATCACAACACATTCTTGTTTTGGTCGGTTGTGGCCGGTTTTCTGGCGACATTCCCAGTTATCTACATTCCATATGTCAACACTACCGTGTTCAAGCACACTGGCCTTACGTGGGAGTGGGCTGTGGTAGCGGGATGCGTTGTCACGTATATTGGGCTCGTGGAATCGTGGAAGGCTGTCAAACGAAGATTTGGGCTCGGGATTACGAGGCATCCATCAATTCCGGGACAAGTCTAA
- the ARG82 gene encoding Inositol polyphosphate multikinase: MQPARDVPRFDQLQDYPHAVAGHAGTLCDSDGQVFVKPCTQAEIDFYELTKSKYPDFADLMPLHIGNLVLSGPGEMDIGDIGDGLQTDPEQVLATIQEQVANAARESQTEDTITWVPSQGKKIQTNMSVVLENQTNGFKRPNILDVKLGTRLYADDAPKQKQQRFQQISKETTHHNLGFRIAGMRVFRGSQDPSELDDREYKNYDKDYGRFTVNDDNVVNELKRFVFNEAAGIDEDLGKAVCATFARELGTIIDVMSDHNIRMYSSSLLFVYEGDGEALKDAIRLNTEYAKRSTGPPATKRIDSGIGLDDEDQALEQLPPPVLKLKLIDFAHATWTPGSGPDENTIKGVSSLEGFFKEMAE, encoded by the exons ATGCAGCCAGCCAGAGATGTCCCCCGCTTTGACCAACTTCAAGACTATCCCCATGCTGTGGCTGGACA TGCTGGGACCTTGTGCGACTCCGACGGCCAAGTTTTTGTCAAGCCCTGCACTCAGGCTGAAATCGACTTTTATGAATTGACCAAGTCGAAGTATCCCGATTTTGCCGATCTTATGCCTTTGCATATCGGCAATCTAGTGTTAAGTGGCCCCGGCGAGATGGACATTGGAGACATCGGGGACGGCTTACAAACGGATCCCGAACAAGTCCTTGCAACAATCCAAGAGCAAGTCGCCAATGCCGCCCGAGAATCCCAAACCGAGGATACCATAACGTGGGTGCCTTCTCAAGGAAAGAAGATTCAGACAAACATGTCGGTCGTGCTTGAGAACCAAACCAATGGTTTCAAGAGGCCCAATATTCTCGACGTCAAATTGGGGACCCGTCTGTACGCAGACGACGCGCCCAAGCAAAAACAGCAGCGATTTCAACAGATTAGCAAAGAAACGACACACCACAATCTTGGCTTCCGCATCGCCGGCATGCGTGTTTTCCGTGGGTCTCAAGATCCTTCCGAATTGGATGATAGGGAGTACAAGAACTACGACAAAGACTATGGGCGATTCACCGTCAACGATGACAATGTGGTCAATGAATTGAAGCGATTCGTCTTCAACGAAGCTGCGGGTATTGACGAGGACTTGGGCAAGGCCGTCTGTGCGACTTTTGCTAGAGAACTCGGTACAATAATCGATGTCATGTCTGATCACAATATCCGCATGTACTCGTCGTCACTTCTGTTCGTGTATGAAGGCGATGGCGAAGCGCTTAAAGACGCCATCCGACTCAACACGGAATATGCAAAACGCTCGACCGGTCCTCCAGCTACCAAGCGAATTGATAGTGGCATTGgcttggacgacgaggaccagGCTCTGGAGCagttgccgccgccagtACTTAAGCTCAAGCTCATCGATTTCGCCCACGCGACATGGACGCCTGGATCAGGCCCAGACGAAAATACTATCAAGGGAGTGAGCAGCTTGGAGGGGTTCTTTAAAGAAATGGCAGAATGA
- the CLP1 gene encoding mRNA cleavage and polyadenylation factor CLP1, with product MSIPGLGQIPVQTVHSSTRIIVLKPSWEWRFEVPAGRKITVKALSGTAEKDGVELALRNAYSFSAIKSKILTWHGCELEVDGRTDDEFVAEYASPAANPANAHVNLHARLNEMRTAAVYERREGPRVLIAGPPTTGKTTLVRTLASYATRQGFEPIVVNADPKEGMLSLPGTLSASVFATAMDPEAVDGWGTTPTSGPSTVPVKLPLVYYYGRNLPDDDPEFYRELTSKIAGTVSGRLSEDEAVRSSGVIVDSMGVSEKSKIGEDLLAHIVDELSINIIVVLGSNRMTAELSKRFSTERTSLGEPIQIVGLDRSEGVVERDEGFLEYSREQAIKEYFFGDARRALSPQIQQTDFDALVIYKASDYSAYEKATLSRDEPSSVMQHWTLAVMHASPKDPPEVKED from the exons ATGTCAATTCCAGGCTTGGGCCAGATCCCGGTGCAG ACCGTCCACTCCTCGACCCGCATCATCGTCCTCAAACCATCCTGGGAATGGCGTTTCGAAGTACCTGCAGGCCGCAAAATCACTGTCAAAGCCCTCTCTGGCACCGCTGAAAAGGATGGCGTTGAGCTTGCTCTTCGGAATGCCTACTCCTTCAGTGCAATAAAATCCAAGATTCTGACATGGCACGGATGCGAGCTCGAAGTCGATGGACGGACTGACGACGAGTTCGTAGCGGAATATGCTTCGCCCGCGGCGAACCCCGCGAATGCACATGTGAATCTCCACGCCAGACTGAATGAGATGCGGACTGCGGCTGTGTACGAGCGGAGAGAAGGCCCGAGGGTGCTGATTGCTGGCCCGCCGACGACGGGGAAAACTACGCTCGTGAGGACGCTCGCGAGCTATGCGACGCGGCAAGGGTTCGAGCCAATTGTCGTGAATGCCGACCCCAAGGAAGGCATGCTGAGTCTGCCAGGGACGCTGAGCGCCAGCGTCTTCGCAACGGCGATGGACCCTGAGGCTGTTGATGGATGGGGTACCACGCCGACGAGCGGGCCGAGCACTGTTCCTGTCAAATTGCCGCTGGTGTACTACTACGGGAGAAATTTACCGGATGACGACCCCGAATTCTATAGAGAGTTGACGAGCAAGATTGCCGGCACTGTGAGTGGGCGGCTAAGTGAGGACGAAGCTGTCCGAAGCTCCGGTGTGATTGTGGACTCGATGGGCGTCAGTGAGAAGAGTAAAATTGGAGAAGACTTGCTCGCTCATATTGTCGACGAGTTATCTA TCAACATCATCGTGGTCCTGGGCTCCAACAGAATGACAGCCGAGCTCTCGAAACGCTTTTCTACCGAGAGGACTTCCCTCGGCGAACCGATTCAAATCGTTGGGCTCGATCGCTCAGAAGGCGTGGTTGAGCGGGATGAAGGTTTTTTGGAGTATTCGAGAGAACAGGCTATTAAGGAGTATTTCTTCGGGGACGCCAGGAGAGCGTTGAGTCCGCAGATTCAACAGACTGATTTTGATGCGCTcgttatttataaagcttcTGACT ACTCAGCGTACGAAAAAGCAACACTGTCCCGCGATGAGCCTTCATCGGTCATGCAGCACTGGACCCTTGCCGTCATGCACGCTTCGCCCAAGGACCCCCCCGAGGTG AAGGAAGATTAA